In a genomic window of uncultured Sphaerochaeta sp.:
- a CDS encoding glutathione peroxidase translates to MHLYDISVRAMDGTPVQLSTYAGKVLLIVNTATKCGFTPQYDELEALYKTYRELGLEILDFPCNQFKEQAPGSIEEINQFCTLNFGTTFPRFAKLEVNGEGEHPLYTFLKSQKGFAGFDPKHEKSARLTEKMREADPNFEADPSIKWNFTKFLADRKGTIIARFEPTAALGDVERQIKILL, encoded by the coding sequence ATGCATCTGTATGATATCAGCGTACGCGCAATGGATGGCACGCCTGTCCAGCTTTCCACGTATGCGGGCAAAGTCCTGCTCATCGTCAATACCGCAACCAAGTGCGGGTTCACCCCGCAGTACGATGAGCTTGAGGCTCTCTACAAGACCTATCGGGAACTCGGTTTGGAAATTCTCGATTTCCCCTGCAACCAGTTCAAGGAACAGGCTCCGGGCAGCATTGAGGAGATCAACCAATTTTGCACGCTGAACTTTGGCACCACCTTCCCCCGCTTTGCCAAACTTGAGGTGAATGGGGAAGGAGAACATCCTCTGTACACCTTCCTCAAATCGCAGAAAGGGTTTGCCGGCTTTGATCCCAAGCATGAGAAAAGTGCCCGTCTTACTGAGAAGATGCGCGAGGCAGACCCGAACTTTGAGGCAGATCCTTCGATCAAATGGAACTTCACCAAGTTCCTGGCTGACAGGAAGGGGACCATCATTGCCCGGTTTGAGCCGACTGCGGCTTTGGGGGATGTTGAGCGGCAGATAAAAATCTTACTATAA
- a CDS encoding GNAT family N-acetyltransferase: protein MPDMLVKLYNLRSSRPAVDALAEQGIQIRRAMAPDKERVLNWIAEHSSVAARGEADVCFGSHPISLFLATEGKEIIAYACYNATAPDFFGPTRVLDSKQGLGIGKALLLRSLEALRDEGYAYAIIGGVGPVGFYQKCVDAILIEGSTPGIYRDFLGSQA from the coding sequence ATGCCGGACATGTTGGTCAAGCTCTACAATCTCAGATCAAGCCGCCCCGCTGTCGATGCGCTCGCCGAACAAGGCATCCAGATCCGACGTGCAATGGCACCTGACAAGGAACGGGTGCTCAACTGGATTGCAGAGCACTCCTCGGTTGCAGCGCGAGGGGAAGCCGACGTCTGTTTCGGTTCCCATCCCATCTCCCTTTTTCTTGCTACCGAAGGGAAAGAGATCATCGCTTATGCGTGCTACAATGCAACAGCCCCCGATTTCTTCGGTCCCACCCGCGTGCTGGACAGCAAGCAGGGGCTTGGTATCGGAAAGGCCCTGCTTTTGCGCAGTCTTGAAGCCCTTCGTGACGAGGGTTACGCCTATGCCATCATCGGCGGGGTCGGTCCGGTGGGTTTCTACCAGAAGTGTGTTGATGCCATCCTGATTGAAGGGTCGACTCCGGGCATCTATCGTGATTTCCTGGGTTCGCAGGCATGA
- a CDS encoding DUF1343 domain-containing protein: MEIGLDQILKEPHASLLRGKRLGLVTNSSSFDNRYKSSVLCLHDHYDLRVLYAPEHGLDGSAQAGKMIPESRDPHTQIPIRSLYQGEHTRLDPSLFADIDLLVFDMQDVGLRFYTYTATLEQLMHGGVPLLVLDRPNPLGGIVVEGPILDAEHASFVGLAGLAVRYGLTIGELALFLNGERAIGCDLQVVPLQGWRRTQRWEDLKRPWIMTSPAIAHCSAIELYAGFCLLEGTNLSEGRGTSAPFELFGAPFIDAYQLSLEVGKLNLAGVRFTPITFVPSTGKFQGQACHGLYAHVIDSGHFRPFSTALSVLSLLWDLYPEHLSFNASFTRLAGFSEQAIARANLSATLERIEEEARTFEYIKRSYERYA; this comes from the coding sequence ATGGAAATCGGTCTGGACCAGATACTGAAGGAACCCCATGCATCGCTTCTTCGGGGAAAGCGGCTGGGTTTGGTGACCAACTCCAGCAGCTTTGACAACAGATACAAATCTTCCGTCCTCTGTTTGCATGATCACTATGACCTGCGGGTGCTCTACGCGCCTGAGCACGGCTTGGATGGGTCAGCCCAAGCCGGGAAAATGATACCCGAGAGCCGGGATCCTCATACCCAGATACCCATCCGCAGTCTCTATCAGGGAGAGCACACCCGTCTCGATCCCTCCTTGTTTGCCGATATCGACTTGCTGGTATTTGACATGCAGGATGTGGGCCTTCGCTTTTACACCTACACGGCGACACTGGAACAGCTGATGCATGGGGGAGTACCCCTCTTGGTATTGGACCGTCCGAATCCCTTGGGTGGTATTGTGGTGGAAGGTCCCATCCTCGATGCAGAGCATGCCAGTTTTGTTGGTCTTGCAGGACTGGCAGTGCGCTATGGGCTGACCATCGGGGAACTGGCTCTCTTTCTGAACGGGGAACGAGCGATTGGGTGCGACCTTCAGGTTGTTCCCCTGCAGGGGTGGAGACGCACCCAGCGATGGGAGGACCTGAAACGGCCTTGGATCATGACCAGTCCTGCCATTGCCCATTGCAGTGCCATTGAGCTCTATGCAGGCTTTTGCTTGCTGGAAGGGACGAATCTCAGCGAGGGACGGGGAACCAGTGCCCCGTTCGAGCTCTTCGGCGCTCCTTTCATCGATGCATATCAACTCTCCTTGGAGGTAGGAAAACTCAATCTTGCCGGAGTTCGGTTCACCCCCATCACCTTTGTTCCCTCTACCGGCAAATTCCAAGGGCAAGCGTGTCACGGTTTGTATGCCCATGTCATCGACAGTGGGCATTTCAGGCCTTTCAGTACTGCCTTGTCGGTACTCTCCCTCCTGTGGGACCTGTATCCTGAACATCTTTCATTCAATGCCTCATTTACGCGGCTTGCAGGGTTCTCAGAACAAGCGATAGCCAGGGCAAACCTGTCTGCAACGCTGGAACGCATCGAAGAAGAGGCGCGCACTTTCGAATACATCAAGAGGAGCTATGAACGATATGCATGA
- the murQ gene encoding N-acetylmuramic acid 6-phosphate etherase produces MESILETEQRNPLSYRIDSKSTLEILSIINEEDKKVPFVVASAMPSIAVVVDDVVEAFRNGGRLFYIGAGTSGRLGVLDASECPPTYGVEPEMVQGIIAGGQKALTTSVEWAEDDGQAGVERLKQVSFTSQDVLIGITASGGAPFVVEAMRYALGLGSKVGAISCNRTTAVFDLLDEQHRIFVPVGPEIVTGSTRMKAGTAQKLVLNMITTTAMIRIGKVFNNLMVDLRPVNAKLIQRSHRLITEVTGCDESESKRLFEAAGNNTKLAITMGLLHVSVEQATELLEQNGQSISRVLNLMESHSVSGS; encoded by the coding sequence ATGGAAAGCATTCTGGAAACGGAACAACGAAATCCCCTCTCCTACCGCATCGACTCCAAGTCCACCTTGGAGATTCTCTCCATCATCAACGAGGAAGACAAGAAAGTGCCCTTCGTGGTGGCGAGTGCCATGCCCTCGATCGCTGTAGTGGTGGATGATGTGGTTGAGGCCTTCCGAAACGGAGGCAGGCTCTTCTATATCGGGGCGGGTACGAGCGGAAGGCTCGGTGTTCTTGATGCCTCTGAGTGTCCTCCCACCTATGGGGTGGAACCGGAAATGGTACAAGGTATCATCGCCGGTGGGCAGAAAGCCCTTACCACCAGTGTCGAGTGGGCTGAGGATGACGGGCAGGCAGGGGTTGAGAGGCTCAAGCAAGTCTCCTTCACCTCCCAGGATGTTCTGATCGGTATCACGGCAAGCGGGGGAGCCCCCTTTGTGGTGGAAGCCATGCGGTATGCACTTGGCCTTGGCTCGAAGGTAGGGGCGATCAGCTGCAACAGGACAACGGCCGTCTTTGACCTGCTGGACGAACAGCACCGCATCTTTGTTCCAGTGGGACCTGAGATTGTCACCGGCTCCACCAGGATGAAGGCAGGCACTGCCCAGAAGCTGGTGCTGAACATGATCACCACCACTGCCATGATCAGGATTGGAAAAGTCTTCAACAACCTGATGGTTGACCTTCGTCCCGTCAATGCCAAGCTCATCCAACGCAGTCACCGTCTCATAACCGAGGTGACCGGGTGTGATGAGAGCGAGAGCAAGCGCCTGTTTGAAGCGGCAGGAAACAACACCAAGCTTGCCATCACCATGGGTCTCTTGCACGTTTCGGTTGAACAAGCCACCGAGTTGCTCGAACAGAACGGGCAAAGCATCTCACGGGTATTGAATCTGATGGAATCTCATTCGGTTTCCGGCTCCTGA
- a CDS encoding anhydro-N-acetylmuramic acid kinase: protein MKRSTLAIGLMSGTSCDGIDASLVRITEDDTSLQVEELGFLTVAYEDAVRDRLLVLAKGSEGGSRELCLMDGLLGSLFSEAALAVCAQAGVEPSRIGLIGMHGHTFHHLPNAVDYLGHSVRSTLQLGQSCFLSEQFPCPVISDFRPRDLAAGGQGAPLVPFTEYLLYRQEGACIGLLNVGGIANLTILPPSANLEEVIAFDTGMGNMVLDALVFKETGGKQRFDEGGKLAGLGRVDDRLLAWMEQSDTYLPLPLPKSTGRELYGSRYVAALQAEADKLGVPFVDLLGTTTHFIARCVQRAVGRFSPAKLDRLLVGGGGSHNQTLLSALSKELGTKVLTQEQVGRNSDSKEAVAFALLAYEALQGRPNNMLGATGARHRVVMGKIQR, encoded by the coding sequence ATGAAGAGAAGCACACTGGCCATCGGGCTGATGAGCGGCACCAGTTGCGACGGCATCGATGCATCCCTGGTGCGCATCACAGAAGATGATACTTCCCTGCAGGTTGAGGAACTGGGGTTTCTTACCGTCGCCTATGAGGATGCAGTACGGGACCGGCTTTTGGTGCTTGCCAAGGGGAGTGAAGGGGGAAGCCGCGAGCTTTGCCTCATGGATGGGCTGCTCGGGTCCCTCTTTTCCGAGGCAGCACTTGCGGTATGTGCACAAGCCGGGGTGGAACCATCACGCATCGGCTTGATCGGTATGCACGGGCATACATTCCATCATCTTCCCAACGCGGTGGACTACCTGGGTCATTCCGTGCGCTCGACGCTCCAGCTTGGGCAGAGTTGCTTTCTCAGCGAGCAATTCCCTTGCCCGGTCATCAGTGATTTCCGTCCCCGGGACCTTGCTGCAGGTGGTCAGGGTGCTCCTCTGGTTCCCTTCACCGAGTATCTCTTGTACCGGCAGGAAGGGGCGTGCATCGGATTGCTGAACGTGGGAGGCATTGCAAACCTTACCATCCTTCCCCCTTCTGCAAACCTCGAGGAGGTGATTGCCTTCGATACCGGTATGGGGAACATGGTCCTCGATGCCTTGGTCTTCAAGGAGACAGGGGGGAAGCAGCGGTTTGACGAAGGTGGCAAGCTGGCCGGGCTGGGCAGGGTGGATGATCGCTTGCTTGCATGGATGGAGCAATCTGATACCTATCTTCCACTCCCGCTTCCCAAGTCGACCGGCAGGGAACTGTATGGAAGCCGCTATGTTGCCGCCTTGCAGGCTGAGGCCGACAAGCTGGGAGTGCCCTTTGTCGATCTTCTGGGAACCACGACCCATTTCATTGCACGCTGCGTGCAAAGAGCGGTTGGGCGGTTCTCTCCCGCAAAGCTCGATCGTCTGCTTGTCGGAGGGGGAGGCAGTCATAATCAGACCTTGCTTTCCGCCCTCTCCAAGGAGTTGGGAACCAAGGTGCTGACGCAGGAACAGGTGGGCAGAAACAGTGACAGCAAGGAAGCGGT
- a CDS encoding MurR/RpiR family transcriptional regulator encodes MEGCTILLNQALRHLAPSEAKVASYILEHPQDAVSMSITDLAEKAGSSAAAVVRLCKRLQFDGYAELKLSLAKEVYGKSPVSDGPYLFDVKQAQNSQQIASMMVQAVCENINKVVSVLSTKSLDKTLDALNGAHKILLAGIGASALAAMDLYQKLGRLGMYASFPSEQDLQIVNACSLDEKSVCLVFSYSGETRSMLTVAQKAKQSGATVIAITRVGGNSLTKISDQVLAVPDSEALYRQGASLSRLSQLVVVDILYSCLIARRSDADAFINATWKAVSR; translated from the coding sequence ATGGAAGGTTGCACTATTCTCCTCAACCAGGCACTCAGGCACCTTGCTCCCTCGGAAGCAAAGGTAGCCTCCTATATTCTGGAGCATCCGCAGGATGCTGTCTCGATGAGCATCACCGACTTGGCTGAGAAGGCGGGGAGCAGTGCCGCTGCTGTGGTGCGGCTGTGCAAGCGCCTGCAGTTTGATGGATATGCTGAGCTCAAGCTCTCCTTGGCCAAGGAAGTCTATGGGAAGAGCCCTGTCAGCGATGGCCCGTATCTTTTTGATGTCAAGCAAGCGCAGAATTCCCAGCAGATTGCTTCCATGATGGTGCAGGCAGTCTGTGAGAACATCAACAAGGTGGTGAGTGTCCTTTCCACCAAGTCGTTGGACAAGACGCTTGATGCACTCAACGGGGCCCATAAGATTCTCTTGGCTGGTATCGGAGCCTCTGCCTTGGCTGCAATGGACCTCTATCAGAAATTGGGAAGGCTTGGCATGTATGCATCGTTTCCCTCGGAACAGGATTTGCAGATTGTCAATGCCTGTTCTCTTGATGAGAAGAGTGTCTGTCTTGTTTTTTCCTACTCGGGAGAGACGCGCAGCATGCTCACCGTGGCCCAGAAGGCCAAGCAATCGGGAGCTACAGTCATAGCCATCACCCGGGTTGGGGGCAATTCCCTTACGAAAATCAGCGATCAGGTGCTCGCCGTTCCGGACAGCGAGGCGCTCTATCGCCAAGGGGCTTCCCTAAGCCGGCTCAGCCAGCTGGTGGTGGTCGATATCCTGTACAGTTGTCTCATTGCCCGGCGCAGCGATGCCGATGCTTTCATCAATGCGACATGGAAAGCGGTGAGCAGATAA
- the nagZ gene encoding beta-N-acetylhexosaminidase yields MNDMHEDERTLLRQQIGQHFVCGFDGPVLEQSFIDAVKRHKIGNIILFARNIESKTQLHTLCQEIQELVRSECGHDALITIDQEGGMVTRLSKDCTNVPSAMALAATDDERLAHRAGLLTATELRALGVNVDFAPSLDVNSNPDNPVIGVRSFSDDPKQVTRFGLAMIEGLQEGGVMAVGKHFPGHGDTHLDSHVALPVVEGGEEQLAIHLEPFRKAITAGVQGIMSSHILFPALEPEPVPATLSRTIMTDLLRSEYGFKGLVFTDCMEMQAIANHYGTVEASLAALQAGVDVVCISHHVELACKAVELVEEALLEGRLDTASFAESTQRILQAKTMLSEQEIPPLSVVACGNHSKSNALLHQKSLTLVNDAPFSLGSKPLVLGPRPFRATNVSNDEEILTFASSLAALLSCDGITTKDDPSEEEIEGLCKRVAGYSSVVVGTYNGHLHTGQLALANRLAQKLPTLCVALRNPYDLGLLDRRVRSIAAYAYTESVVHALAQVLAGKAEMTGVLPVVLPEQGEA; encoded by the coding sequence ATGAACGATATGCATGAAGACGAGCGAACGTTGCTTCGACAACAGATAGGACAGCATTTTGTCTGTGGGTTTGACGGTCCGGTTTTGGAACAATCCTTCATCGATGCGGTGAAGCGCCATAAGATCGGGAACATCATCCTGTTTGCAAGGAATATTGAGAGTAAGACCCAACTTCATACCCTGTGTCAGGAGATTCAGGAACTGGTGCGGTCGGAATGCGGCCACGATGCGCTGATCACCATCGACCAGGAGGGTGGCATGGTCACCCGTCTTTCCAAAGACTGCACCAATGTGCCCTCTGCCATGGCCCTTGCCGCCACAGACGATGAGCGTCTCGCCCACCGAGCGGGATTGTTGACGGCAACCGAACTCCGGGCTCTCGGGGTGAATGTGGACTTTGCTCCTTCACTGGATGTGAACAGCAATCCTGACAATCCGGTGATCGGGGTGCGAAGCTTTTCGGATGATCCCAAACAGGTGACACGATTCGGCCTCGCCATGATCGAAGGCTTGCAGGAAGGTGGGGTGATGGCAGTGGGAAAACATTTCCCCGGTCATGGGGACACCCACCTCGACAGTCATGTCGCACTTCCGGTTGTGGAGGGTGGGGAGGAGCAGCTTGCCATCCATCTTGAGCCTTTCCGAAAAGCCATCACCGCCGGGGTGCAGGGTATCATGAGCAGTCACATTCTCTTCCCCGCGCTTGAACCTGAACCCGTTCCCGCAACGTTGAGCAGGACCATCATGACCGACTTGCTTCGCTCGGAGTATGGGTTCAAAGGTCTTGTCTTTACCGATTGCATGGAGATGCAGGCCATTGCAAACCATTATGGGACAGTGGAAGCAAGCCTGGCGGCATTGCAGGCCGGTGTGGATGTGGTCTGCATCAGCCACCATGTGGAGTTGGCTTGCAAGGCAGTTGAGCTTGTGGAAGAAGCCCTGCTTGAGGGGCGTTTGGATACCGCTTCCTTTGCCGAATCGACCCAGCGGATCTTGCAGGCAAAAACCATGCTTTCTGAGCAGGAGATACCTCCTCTTTCGGTGGTTGCTTGTGGGAACCACAGCAAAAGCAATGCCCTGCTGCATCAGAAAAGCCTGACGTTGGTCAATGATGCCCCATTCAGCTTGGGAAGCAAGCCATTGGTGCTTGGCCCGCGGCCTTTCAGGGCCACCAACGTGTCCAATGACGAAGAGATCCTCACCTTTGCTTCCTCGCTCGCTGCCTTGCTCTCTTGTGATGGCATCACCACAAAGGATGACCCCAGCGAAGAAGAGATCGAGGGCCTGTGCAAGCGCGTTGCGGGGTATTCCTCGGTGGTGGTGGGTACGTACAACGGCCATCTGCATACCGGGCAGCTCGCATTGGCCAACCGTCTTGCACAGAAGCTTCCCACCCTCTGTGTTGCACTACGCAATCCGTATGACCTGGGTCTGTTGGACAGAAGAGTGCGCAGCATTGCAGCGTATGCGTACACCGAATCGGTAGTGCATGCCCTCGCCCAGGTGCTGGCAGGCAAAGCCGAAATGACGGGGGTGCTTCCTGTGGTGCTTCCCGAACAAGGAGAAGCGTGA
- a CDS encoding DUF4332 domain-containing protein: MAYELDFSTLTLGFLKKRLLEEDLIPSQIPLTRDLDEHIATISSCGICTLEDLKKRLQTPKRLGQLAQESGIGKTYLTLLLRVLNGYTPKPQKLALLTEHARQLETLGLKTSKEFWTAARRKRDRAALAQQLGVEEASLLPLVSLCDLCRLQWVSILFARLLLHAGIRSVGDIAKAEKSVLAKRCEMANRTENLFKGKIGERDMGRLIYLAALADDEVEF, from the coding sequence ATGGCATACGAACTGGACTTCAGCACCCTCACCCTTGGGTTTCTGAAAAAGCGTCTTCTCGAAGAAGATCTCATCCCCAGTCAGATACCCCTGACCAGGGATCTGGATGAGCATATTGCTACCATCTCCAGCTGTGGCATCTGCACCCTGGAAGATCTGAAAAAACGCCTCCAAACACCGAAAAGACTGGGGCAGCTAGCCCAGGAAAGCGGGATTGGCAAGACGTATCTCACCTTGCTGCTGCGTGTCCTGAATGGCTACACACCAAAACCGCAAAAGCTGGCACTCCTCACCGAACATGCAAGACAACTGGAAACCCTGGGTCTGAAGACCAGCAAGGAGTTCTGGACGGCAGCACGCCGGAAAAGGGACAGGGCCGCTCTTGCCCAGCAACTTGGTGTCGAGGAGGCTTCCTTGCTGCCGCTTGTGAGTCTGTGTGATCTTTGCCGTTTGCAATGGGTCAGCATCCTGTTCGCCCGGCTTCTCCTGCATGCAGGAATTCGCAGTGTGGGAGACATTGCGAAGGCGGAAAAGAGCGTACTTGCCAAACGATGCGAAATGGCGAATCGAACGGAAAACCTGTTCAAGGGCAAGATTGGGGAACGAGATATGGGCAGGCTAATCTATCTCGCCGCCTTGGCCGATGATGAAGTGGAGTTTTGA
- a CDS encoding glutathione peroxidase, with protein sequence MTVYDFTVKGRQGEDVKLSQYKNKVLLVVNTATQCGFTPEYTELEKIYETYQGKGFEILDFPCNQFDGQAPESIEEIHEMCTLKFGTKFPQFGKIEVNGEGAIPLYNYLKGKKGFAGFDMSHKIAPILDGILRKADPAYEKSSEIKWNFTKFLVNREGEVVARFEPSHDLAKVAKAIENVL encoded by the coding sequence ATGACCGTATATGATTTTACCGTGAAAGGAAGACAAGGTGAGGACGTAAAGCTCTCCCAATACAAGAACAAGGTGCTCTTGGTGGTGAATACTGCCACCCAGTGTGGGTTCACTCCCGAATACACTGAACTTGAGAAAATATATGAAACCTATCAGGGGAAAGGATTTGAGATCTTGGACTTCCCCTGCAACCAGTTCGATGGACAGGCTCCTGAGTCGATTGAGGAGATCCACGAAATGTGTACGCTCAAATTTGGGACCAAGTTCCCCCAGTTTGGAAAGATTGAAGTCAATGGTGAAGGTGCAATCCCGTTGTACAACTATCTGAAGGGCAAGAAGGGGTTCGCTGGTTTCGATATGAGCCACAAGATCGCTCCGATTCTTGACGGCATCTTGCGCAAGGCAGATCCTGCGTATGAGAAGAGTTCTGAGATCAAGTGGAACTTCACCAAATTCCTGGTAAACCGGGAAGGGGAAGTGGTTGCACGATTTGAGCCTTCTCACGATCTGGCCAAGGTAGCAAAGGCCATCGAGAACGTTCTCTAA
- a CDS encoding BadF/BadG/BcrA/BcrD ATPase family protein translates to MDGIYLGMDGGGTRCRLAVWDADKKLLYEDTGESSNPYAVGLPEAQDHVKRILEPCLNHKEVAHKPILGFCFGSAGLGRKEEHQRWEQFFAREFPSLVPRLLVSDATLLLVGSHLQPTGLCLICGTGSICLGRNEAGVEVRSGGLGIALGDEGSGWWIAHEAIKRCYRSSEGRDLQTTMTASLLTFYGFSSLAGGIPYFNDRSRTKAEIAAFASEVGHAAAQGDELALSIYAEAADELAALVGSAQHRLPDPYPKRLSLAGGVLEGDALLRSLVCKRLDPRLATSLPKAGALQGALILASRL, encoded by the coding sequence ATGGACGGAATATACCTCGGAATGGATGGAGGGGGCACGCGTTGCCGCCTTGCAGTTTGGGATGCAGACAAGAAACTTCTCTATGAGGATACAGGAGAGAGTTCCAATCCCTATGCGGTAGGGCTGCCTGAGGCACAGGATCATGTAAAACGGATTCTTGAGCCGTGCCTGAACCATAAGGAGGTGGCACACAAACCAATCCTAGGCTTCTGCTTCGGCAGCGCCGGGCTGGGGAGGAAGGAAGAACACCAACGATGGGAACAGTTCTTTGCCCGGGAGTTCCCTTCCCTCGTCCCACGGCTTCTGGTCAGTGATGCAACCCTCCTTCTGGTGGGCAGCCATCTTCAGCCAACCGGCTTGTGCCTGATCTGCGGTACCGGTTCGATCTGCCTGGGGCGCAACGAGGCTGGTGTTGAGGTACGCAGCGGAGGATTGGGCATTGCCCTAGGGGATGAGGGATCGGGGTGGTGGATCGCCCACGAGGCGATCAAGCGGTGCTACCGCAGCAGCGAAGGAAGGGACTTGCAGACAACCATGACAGCATCCCTGCTCACCTTCTACGGCTTCTCATCACTTGCCGGAGGCATTCCCTACTTCAACGACCGCAGCCGTACCAAGGCAGAAATTGCAGCCTTTGCCTCTGAAGTGGGGCATGCTGCAGCACAAGGCGATGAACTGGCTCTGAGCATCTACGCAGAAGCAGCTGATGAGCTTGCTGCTTTGGTCGGTTCGGCGCAGCACAGGCTTCCTGACCCCTATCCCAAACGACTGAGTCTGGCAGGTGGTGTGCTTGAAGGTGATGCTTTGCTGCGGTCCCTGGTCTGCAAGCGCCTTGACCCACGGCTTGCAACATCCCTTCCCAAAGCCGGTGCCCTGCAAGGCGCCCTCATTCTGGCAAGCCGTTTGTAA